A window from Telopea speciosissima isolate NSW1024214 ecotype Mountain lineage chromosome 8, Tspe_v1, whole genome shotgun sequence encodes these proteins:
- the LOC122670874 gene encoding probable inactive purple acid phosphatase 2 isoform X2, which produces MPRPIPTTTLLFFAFFFFFLTLLSPISSSSSSSVSISVSSKTLTKSGDSVRVQWTGIDSPSDLDWLGIYSPPNSSDDNFIGYVFLSSCNQWKSGSCSVDLPLVNLRSPYQFRIFRWTDNEVDRSRLDQDHNPLPGTKHLLAKSELLGFESGHGPEQIHLAFTDKDDEMRVMFITADGKQNLVKYGEREDELDEVAETEVRTYEQSDMCDSPANASIGWRDPGFIHDGVMRNLKYGRRYYYKVGSDERGWSLTHTFVSQNKDSDETIAFLFGDLGTSAPYSTFLRTQEESKSTIKWIIRDLEALGDKPAFISHIGDISYARGYSWLWDTFFTQIEPVASKVPYHVCIGNHEYDWPLQPWKPDWAQMYGTDGGGECGVPYSLKFNMPGNSSAPTGTRAPATRNLYYSFDLGVVHFVYMSTETNFLPGSDQYNFIKRDLESVNRKKTPFVVVQGHRPMYTTSYEFTDSPLRERMLEHYEPLFVNNKVTLALWGHVHRYERFCPLKNYACGSKDLNGEDLPVHIVIGMGGQDWQPIWEPRPDHPNDPVFPQPDWSLYRGGEFGYTRIHATREKLTLSYIGNHDGKLHDMVEIPAPGRRVLSGGDCGNSGVEVMESKFSTYVKVGSVLVLGVFIGYVVGFVSHARREAASRKSWIPVKSEEA; this is translated from the exons tcttcttcttctgtctccATATCTGTGAGCTCCAAGACCCTCACCAAATCCGGCGACTCAGTCAGAGTCCAATGGACAGGCATAGACTCGCCATCCGATCTCGATTGGCTCGGCATCTATTCACCCCCTAATTCCTCCGACGACAACTTCATCGGTTACGTCTTCTTGTCCTCCTGCAACCAATGGAAGTCGGGTTCGTGCTCTGTCGATCTCCCACTTGTCAATCTCCGCTCTCCTTACCAGTTCCGTATCTTCCGATGGACCGACAACGAGGTGGACCGATCTCGACTCGATCAGGACCACAACCCTTTGCCAGGAACGAAGCATCTGTTGGCGAAATCGGAGTTGCTGGGCTTCGAGAGTGGTCACGGGCCCGAACAGATTCATTTGGCGTTCACGGACAAGGATGACGAGATGAGGGTTATGTTTATAACGGCCGATGGGAAGCAGAATCTTGTGAAGTATGGGgagagggaagatgagttggatGAGGTTGCTGAGACGGAAGTGAGGACGTATGAGCAGTCGGATATGTGTGATTCACCGGCGAATGCGAGTATTGGGTGGAGGGATCCTGGGTTTATTCATGATGGGGTTATGAGGAATTTGAAGTACGGGAGGAGGTACTATTACAAG GTTGGAAGTGATGAACGAGGTTGGAGTTTAACTCACACCTTTGTGTCACAAAACAAAGACTCAGATGAGACAATTGCTTTCCTATTTGGAGACCTGGGGACCTCAGCTCCGTACTCAACCTTTCTTCGCACACAAGAGGAAAGCAAGTCAACCATAAAGTGGATTATTCGTGACCTTGAAGCACTCGGTGACAAGCCTGCTTTCATCTCCCACATTGGTGATATCAGCTACGCGAGAGGCTATTCGTGGTTGTGGGACACATTTTTCACTCAGATTGAACCTGTTGCTTCTAAGGTCCCATACCATGTGTGCATTGGCAATCATGAATATGATTGGCCTTTGCAGCCTTGGAAACCTGACTGGGCTCAGATGTACGGTACGGATGGTGGGGGTGAATGTGGGGTTCCATATAGCCTCAAATTTAACATGCCTGGAAACTCTTCTGCACCAACTGGGACCCGTGCTCCTGCAACACGGAACCTCTACTACTCATTTGATTTGGGGGTTGTGCATTTTGTTTATATGTCCACTGAGACTAATTTCCTTCCAGGGAGCGACCAGTATAACTTTATCAAGCGTGATTTGGAATCTGTTAATCGGAAGAAAACTCCTTTCGTTGTTGTTCAAGGCCACCGTCCCATGTACACTACAAGCTATGAGTTCACAGATTcccctttgagagagagaatgcttgAACATTATGAACCTTTGTTTGTGAATAACAAGGTGACCCTAGCACTGTGGGGCCATGTACATAGGTATGAGAGGTTCTGTCCACTGAAGAACTACGCCTGTGGGAGCAAGGACCTCAATGGGGAGGATTTGCCAGTGCATATTGTGATTGGAATGGGGGGACAAGACTGGCAACCAATCTGGGAGCCAAGGCCAGACCACCCTAACGACCCAGTATTTCCCCAGCCAGATTGGTCTTTGTACCGCGGGGGTGAGTTTGGGTACACTAGGATTCATGCTACGAGGGAGAAGCTCACACTTTCTTACATAGGAAACCATGATGGAAAGCTCCATGACATGGTTGAGATCCCAGCGCCAGGCCGCCGAGTTCTTAGTGGTGGTGATTGTGGCAACAGTGGTGTCGAGGTGATGGAGTCTAAATTTTCAACATATGTGAAAGTAGGGAGTGTCTTGGTGcttggggtatttataggatatGTTGTTGGGTTCGTATCACATGCCAGGAGAGAAGCTGCTTCAAGGAAGAGCTGGATTCCAGTGAAGAGTGAAGAAGCATGA